TAAGTGTTACCAGTTTTACAATtcaaacctcagagttcaaatgcagcggaaagtaatttagagtttaaaacaagcttcaaaatataATACGATAGATAACATCGACGACagaagacgagcttcacatcttgcccactgatgtgaggctcacctgcccgaacttcatggagaagacggaacccggaggaagtggttgaccgatccacgaggcgcagatctcctcgaagtcctccGGAACACATCCTGCTAAAATATATTACAACAACAAGcttgagtattctaatactcagcaaggcttacccgactattggtatatacttagccgactcctaaacATGTAAGTCTTTTTGGCTCTGTAGTTCTTTTGCTAAAAAGCCACTAGtattggatccttactttcaatattttagctccaattgagtTGAAAGCTATACACTAGGTTTGCCTagttctctagagcatacatggttaatcatattaaTCTTTAGTAACAAACAGCTCAACCTTTCCATTCcagtctcattccacttctttactacgatgcgacgaagtgaccaaggttctcataaccgcgagtcacggcgaatcgatccgatttaaccttgcaaggtggacctaactcacacgccaagtgcaaccccgtcgagtcacaccgagcaactgttcccataattaccTCGAAATCTGACGCACGGCCGCAAACACTCGGATGATGAGTCCcacacgtgcgaacacccggtgCCCCGTGGGTGACTACATCATCCGCCCTCGCACCACGCCAGTGTAGCAGATGGAGAGTCAGATTTCGTTGCAATTAGGTAATCAGCTtactggtttcgactacctcctacttccagcatgtggttagtactgttcaaacttggtcagcacggccagcaacggtacggtcctcaatcgacacggGCGGAGACTCAATTTTCCTTTATTCCATAATCAGGTTCCACTtttcctccgcccggtctccatatCATTTTTACAGCACTATTTCTCACTTCTCTTATAGAAGTagcaaccctatatctcgcgggtgacaggaaatcactcgtcttctaccgggtttacttagcatagcagtgctagcgaTAAACTGAACTAGTAAAGACACTGGGTAtccaagattatgcatctatggttccaatcaactctttgaacgtaaatgcacaatactttaagTAAAACATGGAGTActtaaaataagggatatgctccggggcttgccttgcaggtcagcggggttaatgCTTTCTTCTAGAGCTGGCTCAACGGCTTCTCCTGGCTGCTGGTCTCCTGCGGGaagctcctggaccggctcagcaaccagcTCGTACGCTACTTCGGGTTCAACGTCTATAGAAAAGAATGATGCTATGCATGAGACTTATGCAAATATGCAgtgtgatgcaatgcaatgcaatactCATAAAAGGATGCACGGATAAACTAATGACCAGCCACCTCAACTATGATTTAACTGGACGGTGATATACTGAGATGGGGTTCGATTCCAAGttttattttagcctgaagtgtctccaCCAAGAAGACTGGAGGACACCTTGAACAATTCAGGTTCAGTTCTAAGGTTAAAAAGGATGTGTCCTAGGGTTTATCTACTAGCAAACAAGTGCAAGCAAAACCATCTAGCAACATTGACTAAACTAACCATTTCATGGTTCTATCAGATAGAGCATGAAATTAGGAAGCTGAAGAAattggttttgccattttaggatttttctagaattatctATGAATTTTGGAAGATCAACATGCAGAAAAATAGCAGTGAACCGGTGCAACCGGTTCACCACACCGGTATAACCGGTCCGGCATCACGAGCGGCgctcgacccccccccccctgaacAGAGCACGCGCGCACGGCCTGCCGGCGGTAGCGTTCCCGCTGGCGAGGCTCAGGGTGGCGGCAAAGGAAGGGCGGGGAGGGTCCAGCAGGGTTAGGCGGCCTCCATGCGCGCAGCCGTGGCGCAAGAGCTCGGCCCAGAGCGTGGGGCGACGAGCGAGcggcggcaagcggcggcgcacggcggcgaacCGTTGTTGGCGCTCCATAAGTACCCaatttatcccttgtttatccttgataatggtatgaatttaatatcaaaataactaactgtcctaaccccggcctaattattggtcattttcacatttgcacatatattttggaggaacttcgtttttgcaggtttttggcctattttggagcatgaaatgacaaggcccgtgatcgagcgctaacacgaagaaagacgaaggccaaagcccaaaggaaggaccaaagcccatgttgattcaatgtacattcatgcacatccatcctccaagagagcccaaaggaccaagcccacgaagatgagatcaagatacttcgggattaagcaaagcaaatgaagatttaaggaaggattcgcTATCCTATCcgttcctcgaagatatctccaagataacgacgtccaaaggggtgcaatcgtgaaggacataaactctagaagatgcgaggagtctatacgcgaaagatgagaccgaggcgggcccgaaagagggtaggccggccggcctaggcccatgagccggccggcctagcctgtttccgaggtggttcggcctccccttcgaccggtggcttcctcggctcagaAATAGcttgcaccttattcaactcgcggcatccatccacccaaaactcgacgaaaacctagggctaagaccggagggagacgacggccgccgtaagtcttcgaagttgtctaggagatggcttaggccacccctagcctccatggcctccctgcgtggttgtgccatggcggagttcatgagctagttggattcatcgatggtgtgcacacggcggtgatgatccaaacacatctattatgtgagtaatgataatcatgtcttccgaatctattagcgatcatgtctctcctttttgatttcgttcttgccttgggtgtgcttattcctagatctattctcgagatagttTGCATGGAGTGTTcctgtagctatggtggctagaagttcataccggatctacccaagggggttcgacacgtctagcgtgcttcggggtgcttttgtccaaagggagcatcgtgacagggcgtggcctgagtaggggggttcccgaggggttggattggaggttttgatttaaggatgctattgattgagatgcatgatttatttgctcgttaccttgaactacaactagatgacgataggtctagtcatgtctttggttttgctatggttacgcctatgttcatggatgagatcaacatttacacaacactcatatctattaaaagtttactctatatgtgcaattcatgcttcatgttaggatagatccgttagattagatggaaaaccttaggtagttctttgttgatccacggattgataaaccttgggggagtactctaagggaaaagctaccacgatctgtGCGCTtacggtacataaattggggcgctaaggagtgtcaacaaccGTGTTCCCAGTGAGGATGGCGCATGAACCCGAGGAAAAAGAGGTCGGGAACGTGGATTAGGGCACGAAGAAACTCACTGCTACCTTTAATCGGCACGAGGAAGGGCGGAGGATGGACGTCGACGAGaggggggcggagctcgggttaGGGTTAATGGCGGTCGGCGATGGCGGGctcgattccggccggggaaTGGCGAAATCGGGCTCGGGAAGTAGTTGTGGAGGTGCAGGGTGAGGGGTATCAGGGTTTTGGAGGGTCGGGGTGCGGGGAATCGAGAAGGGCAGCGAGGTTTGGCCGGCacgaacgccggcggcggcgttgctcgGGCTCGGCTCGGCACGAGCTCGAGAacgaaggagaagaaggaggggaaAACGGAGTTGGGTGCCGGGAGGAGATAAGCTCGAGCCCGCGCGAGTTCAAGCGCGATGGCTGACgcgtggaggagctcgccgccggccacagtcgccggtatgggcggCGCACAGCACAGTGACCACGGTCAACGATTTTGAACAGATTTTGACCATCCAaatctccaaatttcatattggcacttgaaatttggccaaaatagaagttgtagaggacgagatgatctacaactttggttttgggtgAAAGTTGATTCGGAGCTTGGATTAAGGAGAAAAATGTGCTCTAACTCGGTTGAATGTAATACATTGTGCACTTGATTAGCACTAATGACCTTGATTAACCCTAATTAGCGACTAAACCCATGATTAGCACCAGAAATTAATCCTAGGGTGTTACATCCACcgcgtcgactcaggcgctctggctcgctcgactgtTTGGTGATCTCCTCGGCAGAGACACTAGAGCAGTAGAGGTCAGGGTGGACCGCAAGTCCGCTCTAGCGCTGGTCAAGAATCTCGTGTTCCATGAgaggagcaagcacatccggatgaggtatcacttcatccgaCTCTGCTTGGAGGATAGGAGCATCTGGGcaagctacatcaacaccaaggatcagCTTGTGGATCTACTCACCAAACCCCTTGAGAGGATAAAATTCCTTGAGCTCTGTTCCAGGATCGGGATGGTCCAATCTTCACCCTTGACGACATACAAGACTTGGGGGGGAGAATGATGGATAAGTCTTGTCTGTGCTAGATGGATAAGGCAGAGGGTCCTTGCAAGGACCATAGCATCTATTCCTGTAGCATAttttcagtttgctaggacagctgCCGTCAGTAGGACAACAGCAGTTAGCATCTACTTTGTTAGGTCAGTAGGAGCATTCCTTGAGCAGTTAGCATCAATTTGATCCTGCAGATATTGACAGAATGATCACTAGATTGTGCCCCAGGCCTCAAAAGCTGGTGTTGGAAGCAAACTCAACTGACTTGGACAAAACCTTGCAAACTGTCTCCATTAATCATGATATATCTCAAGATGACTGCTTCCCACAGTACCGAGCACGAGCAGTGGCTACAGGTTCACTTGCCAACCAGGGCATCACTACTACTTCGCCACCATTGCTGACTGCCACCCCCTTGCCCAATGCAAATCCACCTTCTGTTGTCTCAAGTTTGTCTCCACCTCAAACTATCTAGATATTTCTCCAACAGTGTTTTGTTTTTGAGGAAAATGTAGCCTGCTGTTTGATTCAGTTTTGCTTGTGCAGGACCACCAGTTCAGCAACCACAACCTCGTTACCAATTACCAGGCACTTCCCATTCCCAGGTATGCCCCTCCACTTTTTCACATCAAGTATTCATCACTGTCCTACCAAATCCAGTGGTATCTTCTACGTGGAAATGCCTCATCAAGCACAGCAATTAAATGAAGCTTGGGAGAAGAGGTTTCATTCCTTGGAGCAAAGGTTGCACGGCATGGTGACACCGGAAGCTCCTCAGGTGCACACATGAGATCCAAATTGATTTCTTGTTTTCCCCTAGAAAAATGATGCCTTATCCAAACAACGATTGAGATTTTCATACTATCATGTTCATCCGCAGCATAATCCAGGGCCTTTGTCCGCTGAACCAGTGGCTGAGGATGGGACGTCACACCAGGTAAATGGAACATTGGTTCTTTGCTCAGCTGCATTTGTCGGTAGTGCAGATTTTCTAGATAGAAAGGCCACTGGTACAGTACCCATGTGCGAAAGAAGAGTTCTGCTAGAAATGTGGAACCAAGGTTCTGCACATCAGCTTCCTTTTCTTTGTTACACTATGATTATTTGCACTCACCAGATCGATCTAGCCTGAGATAAATGCTGAATATAGTGTTGGCGAAATCGAATCTTCTTTCTTGGATCCTTGCTGATGCATCAGGAATTCGTGCATCTTTTGCAATTGGTGAAACCGTAACACTGATGTAATCCACACGCCTTGCTTTACAGGACGCCTCAGGCTCTTCGCAGCATGAAGGAGCGTACCAATCCACAACAGACGAGGATagcgacgatgatgatgaagattatGTTGGTGACTAGGAACAATTGGTGACTAGAAAACCTAGAGACAATCACCAGAAGACAGCAGTGTAGGACTCGCCGGCTCTCTCTGCAGCTTGATGAGGCAGAACTTGATAAAATCACACCTTGTGTCACTGTTGTGGTACATTGGAGGTAGAAGAAGACAGAGGCAAGGTAGATGGAGGCGTGCTCGCCCTCCTTGCGGAGGCTCTGAACAACCTGATTAAGTGGCTAGATCAATCCTTGCTTAAACCTAAACAGTCTATACTCTCCTCTTTATAAAGCAGAGGCCATTCAACAAACTCCTACTAAGTGGATCTACCTATCGATTGACGAACCGACTGACTAACAAACTGAACCTCTAAACCTCTCTTAGCCACTAGGATTCGGTGCTGACGGCTGTTGCTTCCATTTCTTGCGGTAGTATTGGATGCCCGTGAAAGCATCCACAACATTTCCACCCTCCTTGGAAAACAGCTTGTCTTCAAGTTGAAAATCTGGATATGTCTCCTTGAACTCCTCGAGCTGCTCCCAAGTAGTGTTGGTTGGGGTGCAGCCCACCCAGCTAACACAAATCTCCCAATGGCCCCGAACCACTCGAGCCATCTTGATAGTAGCTGGCATGGGCACCACTCAACCATGGACAATGGGAGGCAGGGGCACCATGGCCAATTGCGCGTCGCCGATGAACTTCTTGAGGAAGAGCACGTGAAAGATATTGTGGATCTTGGTGAGTGGTGGCAGCTGAAGACGATAGGCCACAGGGACCGACGTGTTCCAGGACTTGATACGGTCCATAGAAGCGAGGGGCTAGCTTGGCGGTAGAGGAGTACGTGATGTCGGCGGCTGTTCGGTGGTGGAGACGAAGCCATGCCCAATCACCTGGCGCGAAAGATGATGTCCCGGTGTGCCGAGTCGTAGTGCTGCTTCATGTGATACTGGGCGTGGAGGACCCGCTCGCGGATCTATGCCAGGAAGACATTGTGCTCTGTGAGTTGCTTGTCCAACGCTGTGACACGTGTGACGCATGGATGGTACGATGCCATGGTTGGAGGGGGCCGGTTGTAGACGACCTCGAACGGTGTGCCTCACAGCGTCGTCTGGTAGGACAAGTTGTAGCGGAACTCCATCCATGGCAGCCACCGAAGCCAGCTCCTAGGACGATCTCCCACCAGGCAATGTAGGTATACCCCAAGATCTGGTTGGTCACCTCAAACTAGCCATCAGTCTTGGATGGAACGCGGAACTGAGGTGCAGCTTGACGCCGGCCAACTAGAAGAGCTCCGTCCAGAAGGTGCTAGTGAAGATGGTGTCATGGTGGCTGACGATGGAACAGGGGATGCCGTGAAACCACACGATCTGGTAAAAAAAAACGCCCGTGCCACCGATGTCGCCGAGTATGGGTGCTCAAGCGCGATGAAATGCGCGTACTTGGAGAGGCGGTCGACGAACGTGAGTATGACGGACTTGCCGCCTACCCTGGGAAACCCCTCGACGAATTCCATTGCAGTGTCCTGCCACACCGCCGATGGAACAGACAGAGGTTGGAGCAAACCCGCTGGGTGAAGGTGTTCAGACTTGTTCCGTTGGCATGTCATGCCAAGAGAACGAAGTTGCAGACCACCCTGTTGGCGTGGGGGTTGTAAAATGAGGCGCGTAAATGATGGAGGGTCTTCTAGACACCCTCATGCCCCGCGCCATGGGCTATCGCCATGATCTGTGGCCAGAGCGCAGATGTGGCCGGGACGAAGATGCGGCCATTGTGCAGGATGAAGCCGTCCACCAATGACCAGGCCGCACCCGCCTCGCCCCGCTCGATCTCCTGGAGCTTGGTGATGGCATCTTTGAGTGTGGCCGACTCCCGGCGGAGGTCAGTGAACAGGTCCAGCTCCGGCATGGAGATGGCGCGCACCACGACATCCTCcttgtcctcgtcgcggcgTGACAGCGCGTCAGCAACCGCGTTCTGCTTGCTCGGTTGAACTCCACCTTGGTCGAGCAAGTACTTGAGGGCGAAGTGGTCGGTGCGGATGGTGAAGGAGCACGCCCAGAGGTAGGGGCGCCAATGGTGGACCGTCTTGACCAGTCCTATGAGCTCCCGCTCATACACCGCAAGCTTGGTGTGATGGGGTGCCACCGCTCGGCTGAAGAACGCGACCGGTCCGCCGCCGTGGTGCAGAACCACGCCGAACCCGTAGCTGAAAGCGTCGCAATCGCGATGAAGTCCGTGGTGAAGTCCGGCAGTTGGAGGGTGGGGCCGTAGGTGAGGGCTGCCTTGAGCTTGGTGAAGTCTTCAGTGGCTTGAGGAGACTAGACAAACGCCTCCTTCTTGAGTAGCGCCGTCAATGGTGCGTCAATGGCACCATAGTTGCTGATGAAGCAGCGGTAGTAGCATGTGAGTCCGAGAAACCCACGGAGCACTTTGACGGAGCATGGCTGTGGCCATGACTGCACGACCTCAATCTTGGACGGGTCCATGGCCACTCCCGCCGCAGATATGATTTGGCCGAGGTAGGCCACACTTCGTTCGGCGAAGGAGCACTTGCTGCGCTTCAAGACCACATTTTTGTTTGGTGTTTATTTTTGGGTTGCCTCATTGCTGCATTGGAGCTGAAGTTTCTCGGAGTTCTGTTAGTTTGTAAGGTTGAGGTTTGGACCTCACTCCAATTGAGAAATTATCTCAACTGAGGTACTGTATATGTGAAGAGCTACCATAGGTCGAGGATGCAACTGCCTATACAAATTTGTGGGCTACATCATCTAGAGACATTGGTTATAGATGGACAGTTGTCCCATCTTCCACATGATATTGTTCATTTGCCTGCTTTGTCATATTTGAAGGTTTCTGTGAGCATAGCTTGTCCTGATGGAATCAGCTAGATGGAATCTCTTCATGCTATGGATTGCTTTGATCCAAGCAAGCAGTCAGTCGATAATtttattagagtatatttgggatACCTCTATAGGATGAAATCTCTTCcccgactacttcctctactcCGGCAAGCAGGCTGCATCGACATCTTTTGCCCCGTCGTTCTTCTGCACTTGCGATTGCTGTGGAGGCCTTCTCTGTTGTTCCCACAGGCAATGGCGTGTCTGGTTGCGCCCTCTACCTTGCACGTCCGGTATTGGTAACATTGGTGTGTGCTTTCATCCTCGACGTGTTCTCGGGTCTGGCAAATCCGGTGCATGTGTCGCCACGCGCGGCCTTGACCTCATCCTCGACATCGATCTTCCTCCTCGACAACTGCCTTAACACGTCACTGTCTCCGTCTACGACACTTTCTCTTATGTGCCACCACCTCTGGCGCGCACCATGGTGCGCCCGCGGCTTCACGTGCGACTCCCTCATCTTCGGCAACCTCGACAGCAACGTCGCCACGGCTACCCTATGTACGACATCCTCAACCATGACTACAAGCTCTCGTCTCGGCTTCCTCGACATCGCCACAAAGAGCTGTCATCCGCATGAGGCTTCACCGGGTTTTCTCCACTCACATCACTCGTACTACCCCTACGTTATGTCTGCAGGGAATGTCAGTTCCTATCTTCAGCTTCATTTGTAGTCTCACCATCTGTAGATCCTGCTATGACTGTGGGGGAagattagagtatatttgggatATCTCTATAATAGGTAGGTTAAAATTGTATCGGGACTCTACACTATGAAGAGgcttgccctccaagtcatgtagCCCAATATATACCGGTTTAGACCTCAATGCAACATAATCCATGGATTATACCCAGTCTTACAAATTTAATGGCtctcgaggagttgctgaatcTAAGGAAGTTGTACATCTGTATAACTGATCACAACTTCCCCACAATGGAAACACACCGGGGTGGTCTGCTTTATTCTGTCGAGAAGTTACTAATCACAATCCGAAGCATTTAACTGTTTTCGCGTTAGACCACACGCTGACAGGCTACCAAGCTATCACACACTGATACAGTAGCTGAAGTCGAAGCCGATGCCGTCGAAGCGGAGCGAAACGGGCTCATACTGCATAATCCACTCTTTATTCCGTCTTTATTCGCACGGTCCTCTCTAATGCCCTCGCTACTTAATCATTTGTTCACTGTTTCCTGAGAGTGATTGGGCTCGATCGACAAGTCTGGCCATATGTTGGGTCAAGGGGGTGTAGCAATGAAAACGTAAAAAAATTCTATTGTTGATACAAATGTAACAGCAGAACGTAACAAGAAGAGTGACACGTGACAccccccaacacacacacacacacacgaatTCCTCTAATTCTCAAATCCACTGATTGATGATTTAGTGTTAATGCTGAATGTAAAGGCTGTTTGGGTCTCTCATTTTGAAGGAATTGAAATATACTTAATAATCTAGGTTATTTGGCTTAGATTCGACACCCTATCACTTTTCAAAATTTAGATATAAGCTCTATCCTAAATTCATAGAATGCCTAATTGAAATTGATTCCAGACACTATTAAAACATCAAGCTATGTTTCTATTCCGTAATTTATAGCATACTTTTTAATTTACTCCTCTATAGTAGAAATATAGCACATAAATATCTCGCTTATATGGCCAATAATATTATACGAATATATtctatatataattatattagTTTACTAAATTAATATttaaattataattattagaatGAAATTCAATTCCAAGCATTTTCTCCGATCGCCGAAACGCCAGAACCCCAGTAAAAACCCAGTCTTTGCCCCCACCCCCCACAAACGCCCCCTGGCGGAaaccctcctctccctcccccacGCCGACGGCCGAAACCCTCGGCCCCACCTCCGCGatggccggccgcggcgcctcccccgccccggcggccgccgtccAGGTGCGCTGCGCCGGCTGCCGCGGCGTCCTCGCCGTGGCACCTGGCATGACCGAGTTCATCTGCCCCAAGTGCCGCATGGCGCAGCGCCTCCCGCCGGAGCTCATGCCGCCCTCCCCGCCCAAGGCCTCCCCGACCCCGCCGCCCTCGGGCCcgaccccgccgcctccccattcgctgccgccgcctccgccggtgccggcgcccCCTCCGCCACCTCCGGGCAGCCGCTCCGCTCCCCGGGCGCAGGGCGTGGACCCCACCAAGATCCAGCTCCCCTGCGCGCGCTGCAAGGCCGTCCTCAACGTGCCCCACGGCCTTGCCCGCTTCCGGTGCCCGCAGTGTGGcgtcgacctcgccgtcgacaTGTCCAAGCTCCGCCATTTCCTCGCCTCCGCCAGCCCGGGCTTCATCCCGCCCCCgatgccaccaccgccgccggtgcTGATGCCGCACATGCCCTTCCTGCCCATGATACCGCCGCACCTCCAGGTACCCATGGTGCCAATGTTTCCGCCTGCTGGGCCACCTGAGGAGATCAATGAGGTGAGTGGCTCTGCCTGTTCATCGTTATTGGTATGCTGTCAGTTAGGCTACTGTATCACTAGTCGCACTTGCTGTGATATCTGGTATGATTAAGGTCAAAATTGTGGTGTCTGTTGACTTGATTTTAGGTCAACTAGCTTCTTGTTTTTTAGCTGTGCTGCATGTCATATGAGAAATCTGTCACATGCATGTCTGGATGCTGATGCCCTTATTCTGGTAATGCTTGGAGCTTCAGATTTCCAAAATCCTCGCGAGCCTAACAGATAGTTGCCCTGAGGAACACATCTTCAGGGCTTGTGAGCACTGCAAGTCTCCACAAGTTTAAACTTGCACACGAGAAGACCtgcatttcttttgtttttcctgTTGTCTGTGGGTGCAACAATTAAATATGATTGCCTGTTATTTGGTTTGTCATGTTTTTGTGGGGCTGGTTGGTTTGGTCCCTTTGTGACCCTGACTTCTCTGTAAGACTAGAAACTGAACTTCTGGTTGCTCAAGAAACCAGAGCATTTATCTGTCATTGGTTGTAAAGTGCTGTCATGTGATCTCACAGTATCGTGTGAAGCTCATCCACTTCTTCTAGAGTCTTAAGAGGGATACCAAGGGCAACTGTTTGGATGCAGAGTACTTTTGGGGTCCAAGAAAAATACTATGGTTTTGCAAAATTCTTTGGTTTTGAAAACCTATGAGGTGTTGGGAATCAACAAACCTTAGAGTTTTGGAAACCATGACATTGTTAAAAACTGTATTTTTTTTGGAGGTTTACAAACTTCACTCATGACCTCTTTTTTCTAAACCATGGTTTAGCACACTGTTGGTTTCTAAAGACTAAAACTACAGTTTCTTCTTACCATTTTCCCCCCTAAAACTGCATCATCCAAACAGGTCTAATTTAAATCTTAATAATTTTGAAATAGCTTATTTTGTGGAAGCACCTTGTGgaaaattaattaattttttttgtctgtCTTAAGTCATCTGGAACTTTGACTAGCAGTTTGAATTGATACAGTAGTCATGTGTACTAAGCATACAGATTGGTGTAGTTATCTTATGCATGCGCTAACTATGAAGTTTGCCCTTTGCTCCCACTTTTTCTTATCTGTATTCAATCAAGCTTAGTTGCTGAATGATGCATGGAAGTACTGAAGCGTTAAACAGTGCATATCATCCTATCAACGGTCGTCATATCTACCAAtggcttcttgatatggttctGGGCTTCTGGCTTTATAACTGTATAAGAATTGAATTGATTTCATGCAGCTTGCAGTTGATGTTGAGCGtgacgaagatgaaggtggtACTTTTGGGGAAACTTTCATTGATTACGTAAGGGTTTATGTTTTAATAAATTTGATGAGAAAAAGGAGAGCAATTTTGGACTTCCTAGATCCTTTTCTGTTTCACTTTTATTGTTGCATTGAGAAATTTACATATGCATATTCTATTTCCAGAGGCCTTCCAAGTTCTCTCTTGGTCTTCCTCATCCTGACCCCATAGTAGAAACATCATCCTTATCAGCGGTTCAACCTCCTGAACCTACTCACAAGTTGACTATCATGGAAGAATTGGATAAAATCAATGCATTATCTTGCTTACAAATCGAAACATTAGTGTATGCTAGTCAGGTCAGTTACCTTTTCATTATCTGACATTCCTTTTATACATACATTGCATCTCATGTCAGTCTTGTATGGCAGAGGCATCTTCATCATCTCCCGACTGGTGCCAGAGCAGGTTTCTTCATTGGTGATGGAGCTGGCGTTGGTAAAGGCCGTACCATTGCTGGATTGATCTGGGAAAATTGGCAACAGGGAAGGCATAAGGCTTTGTAAGAACTTCTGCAAGAAAAGAAATTCCGTAACCACCTATCCAATTTTTTGCTTGTACTTGCATTATATGTTccttctttgtttttttaacGATGGATAAATTATTCAGATGGATATCAATTGGTTCGGACCTGAAATATGATGCTCGTAGAGATCTGGATGATGTTGGTGCAAAGTGTGTGGAAGGTGCAGACCTACAAATACACCAGTTTCTTTGAGTTATGAGCAAAATGGAATTACAACTCACATTAAGTGAGGCCATCTTATGCAAATAAATGGAATTGGGAGGCAGGATGCATCTGCACTTTGTCATTGTTGAAAACTTCTATGAAAGCATATAGTGACATGTAATGCCACTTATGTAGAACATTATAAGAGGTGGATATATGAAAGAAAAGTATTATAACAAATATAAGTATCAACTGATAGTCAACAGTATGGAAGCATTCTTATTTTCCATTTTTCGAATGTCTTCATGTCAGTCTCCATGAGAAAAAAAAGACTAGAAAAAATTGTTAAACACTTAATAGAATTCATTGATTAAATGGCCTGTCTTAATTCTAACAATTGAGTTGAAATGAAGAACATTAAACCTTTACCAGGCATATATGTCATTTGTCTATTTCAT
The Panicum virgatum strain AP13 chromosome 6N, P.virgatum_v5, whole genome shotgun sequence genome window above contains:
- the LOC120679119 gene encoding uncharacterized protein LOC120679119, with translation MPLHFFTSSIHHCPTKSSGIFYVEMPHQAQQLNEAWEKRFHSLEQRLHGMVTPEAPQHNPGPLSAEPVAEDGTSHQDASGSSQHEGAYQSTTDEDSDDDDEDYVGD